A window of Hymenobacter siberiensis genomic DNA:
GCCGTATGAAGTAGCCCTTAAAACAGAAGAAGAATTACTGCTTTTCACCCTATTCAGCTTCAAAGCAAACTTGACGTATGATTTGTTGGGATTGGTCAGTGGGATGGACGGTTCCAACGCGAAACGCAACCAGGAATTAGGCATTACGGTGCTCCAAGAAGCGCTGGAGCAAACCGGGCATGCGCCAAAGCGGGAATTTACGACAGTGGCCGAATTTGAAGCCTATTTTCAGGAACACGAGACGTTATTGGTCGATGGAACGGAGCAACGCAAGCAACGACCAGGAAATAAAGAGATGCAAAAAGACTACTATAGCGGTAAAAAAAAATGCACGCCGTAAAAGAGATAGTTATTTCAACGACCATCCGCTGGATTGGTTTTATCAGCCGTTGTTACGGCGGAAGACACCACGACTACAGTGTGCTAAAAAGCGTTTTACCAGTTGATAAAGAGTGGTTTAAAAAG
This region includes:
- a CDS encoding transposase family protein, producing the protein MNFSVKNLTTSRKWRAATGLTAERFAQLLAHFKQAYFRLNGTNMIERGAFAPYEVALKTEEELLLFTLFSFKANLTYDLLGLVSGMDGSNAKRNQELGITVLQEALEQTGHAPKREFTTVAEFEAYFQEHETLLVDGTEQRKQRPGNKEMQKDYYSGKKKCTP